The genomic window CTGGCGTCCCGCAAAGGAAACCGTCGAGCGCGGATGGAAATACGCGTACCGGGACCGCAAGAACAAGAAGCGCGAGTTCCGGCGCCTGTGGATCATCCGCATCAACGCGGCTGCCCGCACGCACGACCTTTCGTACAGCAAGTTCATGAACGGCCTGAAGCTGGCCGGCATCGAGATCGACCGTAAGGTGCTGGCCGACCTGGCCATCCGCGAGCCGCTCGCCTTCGAGCAGCTGGCAACGGCCGCCAAGGCCAAGCTGGGCTGATCCG from Longimicrobiaceae bacterium includes these protein-coding regions:
- the rplT gene encoding 50S ribosomal protein L20, encoding MPRAVSNVPRLKRKKQILKHAKGAFGARSKLWRPAKETVERGWKYAYRDRKNKKREFRRLWIIRINAAARTHDLSYSKFMNGLKLAGIEIDRKVLADLAIREPLAFEQLATAAKAKLG